One stretch of Sandaracinaceae bacterium DNA includes these proteins:
- the pgi gene encoding glucose-6-phosphate isomerase: protein MSTSPTEEEAWRALTAHAASMRDVHLRTLFADDPERAERMRFRLDDLCFDFSKHRVTGETMEALFALARQRELPAWIERMFSGEKINVTEARAVLHVALRNRANRPIRVDGKNVMPQVSAVLARMRGFTERLRAGEHTGFTGEAITDVVNLGIGGSDLGPLMVCEALEPYWKAGLTPHFVSNVDGAHLGRTLKHLNPATTLFIVASKTFTTQETLTNARSARAWLVEGLESDAAVAKHFVAVSTNHEAVKAFGIDPANVFEFWDWVGGRYSLWSAIGLPIACLIGMDGFEELLLGAHRMDEHFRTAELEENLPVIGAMLGVWYTSFFGASSHAVLPYDQSLHRLPAWLQQADMESNGKRTRRDGDVVDGYVTGPIVWGEPGTNAQHSFFQLLHQGTRLVPADFLAPLESHYAMGDHHTKLLANLVAQSEALMIGRTEAEARAELEESGLSAAQVEQLLPHKVFEGNRPSSTILFDRLDPKTLGSLLAYYEHRVFVQGIIWGLNSFDQWGVELGKALAKKVLPELSGKEEPRGHDASTTALIRLIQAGPQSE from the coding sequence ATGTCGACCTCGCCGACCGAAGAAGAAGCCTGGCGCGCGCTCACCGCGCACGCCGCCTCCATGCGCGACGTGCACCTGCGGACGCTCTTCGCCGACGACCCGGAGCGCGCCGAGCGCATGCGGTTTCGCCTGGACGATCTCTGCTTCGACTTCTCCAAGCATCGCGTCACGGGCGAGACGATGGAGGCGCTCTTCGCCCTCGCGCGCCAGCGTGAGCTTCCCGCGTGGATCGAGCGCATGTTCTCGGGCGAGAAGATCAACGTGACCGAGGCGCGCGCGGTCCTGCACGTCGCGCTCCGCAACCGCGCCAACCGCCCGATCCGCGTCGACGGCAAGAACGTGATGCCGCAGGTGAGCGCGGTGCTGGCCAGGATGCGCGGCTTCACCGAGCGGCTCCGCGCGGGCGAGCACACCGGGTTCACGGGCGAGGCCATCACGGACGTGGTGAACCTGGGCATCGGCGGGAGCGACCTCGGCCCGCTCATGGTCTGTGAGGCGCTCGAGCCGTACTGGAAGGCGGGCCTCACGCCGCACTTCGTCTCCAACGTCGACGGCGCGCACCTCGGCCGCACGCTGAAGCACCTGAACCCGGCCACGACCCTCTTCATCGTCGCGTCGAAGACCTTCACGACGCAGGAGACCCTCACCAACGCCCGGAGCGCGCGCGCGTGGCTCGTGGAGGGGCTCGAGAGCGACGCCGCCGTCGCCAAGCACTTCGTCGCGGTGAGCACGAACCACGAGGCGGTGAAGGCCTTCGGCATCGACCCGGCCAACGTCTTCGAGTTCTGGGACTGGGTCGGCGGGCGCTACTCGCTCTGGAGCGCGATCGGGCTCCCCATCGCGTGCCTGATCGGCATGGACGGCTTCGAGGAGCTGCTGCTCGGCGCGCACCGGATGGACGAGCACTTCCGCACGGCCGAGCTGGAGGAGAACCTCCCCGTGATCGGCGCGATGCTCGGCGTCTGGTACACGAGCTTCTTCGGCGCGTCTTCGCACGCCGTGTTGCCCTACGATCAGTCGCTGCATCGGCTGCCCGCGTGGCTCCAGCAGGCCGACATGGAGAGCAACGGCAAGCGGACGCGCCGTGACGGCGACGTGGTCGACGGCTACGTGACCGGCCCCATCGTCTGGGGCGAGCCGGGCACCAACGCGCAGCACAGCTTCTTCCAGCTGCTGCACCAGGGGACCCGGCTGGTGCCCGCGGACTTCCTAGCGCCCCTCGAGAGCCACTACGCGATGGGCGACCATCACACGAAGCTGCTCGCGAACCTCGTCGCGCAGTCGGAGGCCTTGATGATCGGGCGGACCGAGGCCGAGGCGCGCGCGGAGCTCGAGGAGAGCGGCCTGAGCGCGGCCCAGGTCGAGCAGCTGCTTCCCCACAAGGTCTTCGAAGGCAACCGCCCGAGCAGCACCATCCTCTTCGACCGCCTCGACCCGAAGACGCTGGGCTCGTTGCTCGCGTACTACGAGCACCGCGTGTTCGTGCAGGGGATCATCTGGGGGCTCAACAGCTTCGATCAGTGGGGGGTCGAGCTCGGCAAGGCGCTGGCCAAGAAGGTCCTCCCCGAGCTCTCGGGCAAGGAGGAGCCGCGCGGCCATGACGCCTCGACCACCGCGCTCATCCGTCTGATCCAGGCCGGTCCGCAGTCGGAGTGA
- a CDS encoding thymidylate synthase: MDAYLDLLRDVRENGTRKADRTGTGTLSVFGRQLRFDLEAGFPLVTTKKVHLKSIIHELLWFLRGDSNVRWLQERKVSIWDEWADADGDLGPVYGVQWRSWPTPDGQHIDQIARVLSQLRETPDSRRILVSAWNVADLDRMALAPCHCLFQFYVADGKLSCQLYQRSADLFLGVPFNIASYALLTLMIAQVTGLEPGDFVHTFGDAHIYLNHLEQVELQLSRAPRPLPKMRLDPSVRDLFAFELEHFTLEGYDPHPRIKAPVAV; this comes from the coding sequence ATGGACGCCTACCTCGACCTCCTCCGCGACGTTCGCGAGAACGGCACCCGAAAAGCGGACCGGACGGGCACCGGCACGCTGAGCGTGTTCGGGCGCCAGCTCCGCTTCGACCTCGAGGCGGGCTTCCCGCTGGTGACGACCAAGAAGGTCCACCTCAAGTCCATCATCCACGAGCTGCTCTGGTTCCTCCGCGGAGACTCCAACGTGCGGTGGCTCCAGGAGCGGAAGGTCTCGATCTGGGACGAGTGGGCCGACGCCGACGGCGACCTCGGGCCGGTGTACGGCGTGCAGTGGCGCTCCTGGCCCACCCCCGACGGACAGCACATCGATCAGATCGCGCGCGTCCTCTCGCAGCTCCGCGAGACCCCGGACTCGCGGCGCATCCTGGTCAGCGCCTGGAACGTCGCGGACCTCGACCGGATGGCCCTCGCGCCCTGCCACTGCCTCTTCCAGTTCTACGTGGCCGACGGCAAACTATCTTGCCAGCTCTACCAGCGCAGCGCCGACCTCTTCCTGGGCGTGCCGTTCAACATCGCGAGCTACGCGCTCCTGACCCTGATGATCGCGCAGGTGACGGGGCTCGAGCCGGGCGACTTCGTGCACACCTTCGGCGACGCGCACATCTACCTCAACCACCTCGAGCAGGTGGAGCTGCAGCTCTCGCGCGCGCCGCGCCCGCTCCCGAAGATGCGCCTGGACCCGAGCGTGCGCGATCTCTTCGCCTTCGAGCTCGAGCACTTCACGCTCGAGGGCTACGACCCGCACCCGCGCATCAAGGCGCCGGTGGCGGTGTGA
- a CDS encoding dicarboxylate/amino acid:cation symporter, with protein sequence MRKLQLHHWILIGMALGAAVGLPLNLLAEQGTIDVALVREVARVGEELGRVFLRLLQMIVVPLIVSSLITGVTGLGDPRALGRLGGRTFAYYALTSLLAITVGIVMTNLIRPGDGVALEALEAESAGHTMPDVVAGDRSLGQILWTQLTEMIPTNPFAATAEGDMLPIIFFSLLFGLFITFTGGESGGRLKMFFEDVFAVMMKMTMFVIRLAPFGVFGFMLYAAAGAGLGAFVALGKYMLTVLLALAFHALITLPLLLFVLARRSPFEFARAMWPALLTAFSTASSNATLPLTITSIEERAGVSNRVSSFVLPLGATVNMDGTALYEAVAVLFIAQAFGADLTLAQQVVVAFTALLASVGAAGIPHAGTVMMVVVLDAVGLPATAVGLILAVDRVLDMARTSVNVWSDSTAAAVVARLDRIGGDEPSEPSDEGAAVG encoded by the coding sequence GTGCGCAAGCTGCAGCTCCATCACTGGATCCTGATCGGCATGGCGCTCGGCGCCGCGGTGGGGCTCCCGCTCAACCTCCTGGCCGAGCAGGGCACGATCGACGTCGCGCTGGTGCGAGAGGTCGCGCGCGTGGGCGAGGAGCTCGGCCGGGTGTTCCTCCGGCTGCTCCAGATGATCGTCGTGCCGCTCATCGTCTCGAGCCTGATCACCGGGGTCACGGGCCTCGGCGATCCGCGGGCCCTCGGCCGACTCGGCGGGCGCACGTTCGCGTACTACGCGCTGACCAGCCTGCTCGCGATCACCGTCGGCATCGTGATGACCAACCTGATCCGGCCGGGCGACGGGGTGGCGCTCGAGGCGCTCGAGGCCGAGAGCGCGGGACACACGATGCCCGACGTCGTCGCCGGCGACCGCTCGCTGGGGCAAATCCTGTGGACGCAGCTGACCGAGATGATCCCGACCAACCCCTTCGCGGCCACCGCGGAGGGGGACATGCTGCCGATCATCTTCTTCTCGCTGTTGTTCGGCCTCTTCATCACCTTCACGGGGGGCGAGTCGGGCGGGCGCCTGAAGATGTTCTTCGAGGACGTCTTCGCGGTGATGATGAAGATGACGATGTTCGTCATCCGGCTCGCGCCGTTCGGGGTCTTCGGCTTCATGCTCTACGCGGCCGCCGGCGCGGGCCTCGGCGCGTTCGTCGCGCTGGGCAAGTACATGCTCACCGTGCTGCTCGCGCTGGCGTTCCACGCGCTGATCACGCTCCCGCTGCTCCTGTTCGTCCTCGCCCGACGCTCGCCCTTCGAGTTCGCGCGCGCGATGTGGCCAGCCCTGCTGACCGCCTTCAGCACCGCGAGCAGCAACGCGACGCTCCCCCTGACCATCACCTCGATCGAGGAGCGCGCCGGGGTCTCCAACCGCGTCAGCTCGTTCGTGCTGCCGCTCGGCGCGACGGTGAACATGGACGGGACGGCGCTCTACGAGGCGGTCGCGGTGCTCTTCATCGCCCAGGCCTTCGGCGCGGACCTGACCCTCGCGCAGCAGGTGGTGGTCGCCTTCACCGCGCTGCTGGCCAGCGTGGGCGCGGCCGGGATCCCGCACGCGGGGACGGTGATGATGGTGGTGGTGCTGGACGCGGTCGGGCTGCCGGCCACCGCGGTCGGGCTCATCCTCGCCGTGGACCGGGTGCTGGACATGGCGCGCACCAGCGTGAACGTGTGGTCGGATTCGACGGCCGCCGCGGTGGTCGCGCGGCTCGACCGGATCGGGGGCGACGAGCCCTCCGAACCGAGCGACGAAGGGGCGGCGGTGGGGTAA
- a CDS encoding YiiX/YebB-like N1pC/P60 family cysteine hydrolase, protein MRLVLLLGLLLTSVALPSRGHAQLRPGDLVFQTSRSRQSRVIRQVTRSPWTHVGVVLPRDGELWVLEAVSPVRWTRLDAWRRRGVGQRITARRLPRALTADEIEALRREGERLLGRPYDARFEWGDARLYCSELVWMIYERALGEALSVPQRWRELRLGRRARRLARRRLGRLPRPDAIVVTPAALAESPRLVPVSLQ, encoded by the coding sequence ATGCGCCTCGTACTGCTCCTCGGGCTGCTCCTCACCTCGGTGGCCCTCCCCTCGCGCGGTCACGCACAGCTCCGCCCGGGTGACCTGGTGTTCCAGACCTCGCGCTCTCGCCAGAGCCGGGTGATCCGCCAGGTCACGCGCTCCCCGTGGACCCACGTCGGCGTGGTGCTGCCCCGCGACGGCGAGCTCTGGGTGCTCGAGGCGGTGAGCCCCGTGCGTTGGACTCGCCTCGACGCGTGGCGGCGGCGCGGGGTCGGGCAGCGGATCACCGCGCGTCGGCTCCCGCGCGCGCTCACCGCGGACGAGATCGAGGCGCTGCGCCGCGAAGGCGAGCGGCTCCTCGGGCGCCCCTACGACGCCCGCTTCGAGTGGGGCGACGCCCGCCTCTATTGCTCCGAGCTCGTCTGGATGATCTACGAGCGCGCGCTCGGCGAGGCGCTCTCGGTCCCGCAGCGCTGGCGCGAGCTTCGGCTCGGGCGCCGCGCGCGGAGGCTGGCCCGCCGTCGGCTCGGGCGTCTGCCCCGGCCGGACGCCATCGTGGTCACCCCCGCCGCGCTCGCGGAGAGCCCACGGCTGGTCCCCGTCAGCCTGCAGTGA
- a CDS encoding DUF2330 domain-containing protein, whose protein sequence is MRRLMAAIAGLGVLLGAGPASAFCGFYVSGAGTDLYNNATMVVMMRDGTRTVLSMQNNYDGPPEDFAMVVPVPVVLGEEDVKTLPDAIFARVDQLAAPRLVEYWEQDPCAPEVYPGQMVMAAGAMPDMAEAEETGGDLGVTVEAEFVVGEYDIAILSANDSSGLDTWLRREGYRIPEGAEPVLRPYVAQGTKFFVARVDVERVTRVDGRAVLSPLRFHYDSETFSLPVRLGLLNSRGQQDLIVHVLARGQRYEVANYDNVMIPTNLVVSHGVRGEFGPFYASLLDRTLERHRGAVVTEYAWDASSCDPCPTPGLTPDEITTLGADVVAADPYGFTLTRLHYRYGRDDLGEDLVFRAAPPIVGGRGMPDAEGQLTEQGAQPSGSNAFQGRYVMLNSWQGEVACDDPRPGRWGGPPSGGEPPPIAATNTAFVDRSGSLGSYLTQDLPELGVEAGASDSDDGSGPRTSAGPDAPRGGGCASCSVGAGSLSFGGGALVALLGLALLWRRRSR, encoded by the coding sequence ATGAGACGACTCATGGCGGCGATCGCCGGGCTCGGGGTGCTGCTGGGGGCGGGGCCAGCGAGCGCGTTCTGCGGCTTCTATGTGAGCGGCGCGGGCACCGACCTCTACAACAACGCCACGATGGTGGTGATGATGCGCGACGGCACCCGCACGGTGCTCTCGATGCAGAACAACTACGACGGTCCACCCGAGGACTTCGCGATGGTCGTCCCGGTCCCGGTCGTGCTGGGCGAGGAGGACGTCAAGACGCTGCCCGACGCCATCTTCGCGCGGGTCGACCAGCTCGCCGCCCCGCGCCTGGTGGAGTACTGGGAGCAGGACCCGTGCGCGCCCGAGGTCTACCCGGGGCAGATGGTCATGGCGGCGGGCGCGATGCCGGACATGGCCGAGGCCGAGGAGACGGGCGGGGATCTCGGGGTGACGGTCGAGGCGGAGTTCGTGGTCGGCGAGTACGACATCGCGATCCTGAGCGCCAACGACTCCTCCGGGCTCGATACGTGGCTGCGCCGAGAGGGCTACCGCATCCCGGAGGGCGCCGAGCCGGTCCTCCGGCCGTACGTGGCCCAGGGCACCAAGTTCTTCGTCGCGCGCGTCGACGTCGAGCGGGTGACGCGGGTGGACGGTCGCGCGGTGCTCTCGCCGCTCCGCTTCCACTACGACAGCGAGACGTTCTCGCTCCCGGTGCGCCTCGGGCTGCTCAACAGCCGGGGACAGCAGGACCTCATCGTGCACGTGCTCGCGCGCGGACAGCGCTACGAGGTGGCCAACTACGACAACGTGATGATCCCCACCAACCTGGTGGTCAGCCACGGCGTGCGCGGGGAGTTCGGGCCCTTCTACGCGTCGCTCCTGGATCGCACGCTCGAGCGGCACCGCGGCGCGGTGGTCACCGAGTACGCATGGGACGCCTCGAGCTGCGATCCGTGCCCGACGCCCGGGCTCACGCCGGACGAGATCACCACCCTCGGCGCCGACGTCGTGGCGGCCGACCCGTACGGGTTCACCCTCACGCGCCTGCACTACCGCTACGGGCGCGACGACCTCGGCGAAGATCTCGTGTTCCGCGCCGCGCCGCCCATCGTCGGCGGCCGCGGCATGCCGGACGCGGAGGGCCAGCTCACCGAGCAGGGCGCCCAGCCCAGCGGGAGCAACGCGTTCCAGGGGCGCTACGTGATGCTCAACTCCTGGCAGGGCGAGGTCGCGTGCGACGATCCGCGACCCGGTCGCTGGGGCGGGCCGCCGAGCGGAGGGGAGCCGCCGCCGATCGCGGCCACCAACACCGCGTTCGTGGATCGCTCCGGCTCACTCGGCTCGTACCTCACGCAGGATCTGCCGGAGCTCGGCGTGGAGGCGGGGGCGAGCGACTCCGACGACGGCTCGGGGCCGCGGACGAGCGCCGGGCCCGACGCGCCCCGCGGGGGCGGCTGCGCGAGCTGCAGCGTCGGCGCGGGCTCGCTCTCGTTCGGGGGCGGGGCGCTGGTGGCGCTGCTCGGGCTGGCGCTGCTCTGGCGTCGCCGCTCGCGCTGA
- a CDS encoding dihydrofolate reductase produces the protein MTLGLVVAVSDNGVIGRDGDLPWRLPDEMKHFRRCTLGKTVIMGRKTWESLPRRPLKKRHNVVVTRQPGYEAEGATVVSSFEEALSTEGDEKVVIGGASLYAEALARADVLYVTHVEAVIEGDTFFPPVDWAAWEPTDEARHEADERHAHAFRMVEYRRAR, from the coding sequence ATGACGCTCGGCCTCGTCGTCGCCGTCTCCGACAACGGCGTCATCGGGCGGGACGGCGACCTGCCCTGGCGGCTCCCGGACGAGATGAAGCACTTCCGCCGCTGCACGCTCGGCAAGACGGTCATCATGGGCCGGAAGACGTGGGAGTCGCTGCCGCGGCGCCCGCTGAAGAAGCGCCACAACGTCGTCGTGACCCGTCAGCCGGGCTACGAGGCGGAGGGCGCGACCGTCGTCTCGTCCTTCGAGGAGGCGCTCTCCACCGAGGGCGACGAGAAGGTCGTCATCGGCGGCGCGTCTCTCTACGCCGAGGCGCTCGCGCGCGCCGACGTCCTCTACGTCACCCACGTCGAGGCGGTGATCGAGGGCGACACGTTCTTCCCCCCGGTCGACTGGGCCGCGTGGGAGCCGACCGACGAGGCGCGGCACGAGGCGGACGAGCGCCACGCCCACGCCTTCCGGATGGTCGAGTACCGTCGCGCTCGCTGA
- a CDS encoding ATP-binding protein, producing the protein MTKLTDRKPLTTPEGGLPRVNPDSTEARLLARILEVVPGGIVQVAADGGILRANRQAQDFLGLAWDRLSARFITDFEGETFHEDGRPCPVEDYPVARCLTTGQAQPPLTLGVRQPEGDLRWAIFTALPFPESGQGAQGAVVTFVDITDRKRAEVRARAHAQLLDTVRMVHSRDDAGAVVAIFHAPLASLLELTGSRFGFVARPLDDGSAELALHARIDGGASKGKTLEPVPVDALSQRVLSSGEPAMAEDPGVLGGPWGRVARQRAAVLPLAVGERLVGVVGLADARNPYDHEQLADLGPLLEASADLVAALGERQRRRQLEAQLAQAGRLASVGTLAAGMAHEINNPLAYVLLNLQAYERHAARLSDKLQRLREALGDHLSSPDIDALLDRVELSAPDDLELIRRHGADALEGAERVQRIVRDLMTFSRVNEEQKSHVDVNESVRIAIKMAHHEIKYRAQLQTDLGDISPVIGHEGRLSQVFLNLLLNAARAIDEGHPDEHVISVRTWMEADEVRVEVADSGEGVPPEHLDRLFDPFFSTRAHGAGAGLGLSICHSVVTAHGGRIAVDSQLGSGSRFTVSLPRAVRTVPSPTPSADEPSPVAPTTRRRLLLVDDEPMIVEVLGRLIAERYTVVTADGLESAVARIEADPSFDVILCDMMMLDGTGMDVHRWVSAHQPQLAKRMLFMTGGTFTPKARAFLDEQGGHHLTKPFRLRELDERIAALMAE; encoded by the coding sequence GTGACGAAGCTGACGGACCGGAAGCCGCTGACGACCCCCGAGGGGGGGCTCCCCCGCGTGAACCCGGACAGCACCGAAGCGCGGCTCCTGGCCCGAATCCTCGAGGTGGTGCCCGGCGGCATCGTGCAGGTGGCCGCCGACGGCGGGATCCTGAGGGCCAACCGCCAGGCGCAAGACTTCCTCGGGCTCGCCTGGGATCGGCTCAGCGCGCGCTTCATCACGGACTTCGAGGGTGAGACCTTCCACGAAGACGGGCGCCCCTGCCCGGTCGAGGACTATCCCGTGGCGCGCTGCCTCACGACGGGCCAGGCGCAGCCACCGCTGACGCTGGGCGTCCGTCAGCCAGAGGGAGATCTGCGCTGGGCCATCTTCACCGCGCTGCCCTTCCCGGAGTCGGGCCAGGGCGCGCAGGGGGCGGTGGTCACCTTCGTCGACATCACCGACCGCAAGCGCGCCGAGGTGCGCGCGCGAGCCCACGCGCAGCTCCTCGACACGGTGCGCATGGTCCACTCCCGGGACGACGCGGGCGCGGTGGTCGCCATCTTTCACGCGCCGCTGGCGTCCTTGCTCGAGCTGACCGGGAGCCGCTTCGGCTTCGTCGCGCGCCCCCTCGACGACGGCTCGGCGGAGCTGGCGCTGCACGCTCGCATCGACGGCGGCGCGTCGAAGGGCAAGACCCTGGAGCCGGTCCCAGTCGACGCGCTGAGCCAGCGGGTACTGAGCAGCGGCGAGCCCGCGATGGCGGAGGACCCGGGCGTCCTCGGTGGCCCCTGGGGACGCGTCGCGCGGCAGCGCGCGGCGGTGCTACCGCTCGCGGTCGGGGAGCGCCTGGTGGGCGTGGTCGGTCTCGCGGACGCCCGCAACCCCTACGACCACGAGCAGCTCGCCGACCTCGGCCCCCTGCTGGAGGCGTCGGCGGATCTGGTCGCGGCCCTCGGAGAGCGTCAACGCCGTCGGCAACTGGAGGCGCAGCTCGCGCAGGCCGGGCGGCTCGCGAGCGTGGGCACCCTGGCCGCAGGCATGGCGCACGAGATCAACAACCCGCTCGCCTACGTGCTCCTCAACCTCCAGGCCTACGAGCGACACGCAGCGCGTCTCTCGGACAAGCTCCAGCGCCTCCGCGAAGCGCTCGGAGACCATCTCTCCTCCCCCGACATCGATGCGCTGCTCGACCGCGTCGAGCTGAGCGCCCCGGACGACCTCGAGCTGATCCGCCGCCACGGCGCCGACGCCCTCGAGGGCGCGGAGAGAGTGCAACGCATCGTGCGAGATCTGATGACCTTCTCACGCGTCAACGAGGAGCAGAAGAGCCACGTCGACGTGAACGAATCGGTCCGCATCGCGATCAAGATGGCGCACCACGAGATCAAGTACCGCGCGCAGCTCCAGACCGACCTGGGCGACATCTCCCCCGTCATCGGGCATGAAGGCCGGCTCAGTCAGGTGTTCCTGAACCTCCTCCTGAACGCGGCCCGCGCCATCGACGAGGGACACCCCGACGAGCACGTCATCTCGGTGCGCACGTGGATGGAGGCGGACGAGGTGCGCGTGGAGGTGGCCGACTCGGGCGAGGGCGTGCCCCCGGAGCACCTGGACCGGCTCTTCGACCCCTTCTTCAGCACGCGCGCGCACGGCGCGGGCGCCGGGCTGGGGCTGTCCATCTGCCACAGCGTCGTCACCGCGCACGGCGGACGGATCGCCGTCGACTCGCAGCTCGGCAGCGGCTCGCGGTTCACGGTCAGCCTGCCCCGGGCGGTCCGCACCGTGCCGTCGCCGACACCGTCCGCAGACGAGCCCTCCCCGGTGGCGCCGACCACCCGGCGACGGCTGCTGCTCGTGGACGACGAGCCGATGATCGTCGAGGTCCTCGGCCGGTTGATCGCGGAGCGGTACACGGTCGTGACGGCGGACGGGCTCGAGAGCGCGGTGGCGCGGATCGAGGCGGATCCGTCCTTCGACGTCATCCTCTGCGACATGATGATGCTCGACGGCACGGGCATGGACGTGCACCGCTGGGTCAGCGCGCACCAGCCGCAGCTCGCGAAGCGCATGCTCTTCATGACCGGCGGCACGTTCACCCCGAAGGCGCGCGCGTTCCTCGACGAGCAAGGGGGGCATCACCTCACCAAGCCCTTCCGGTTGCGAGAGCTGGACGAGAGGATCGCGGCCTTGATGGCAGAGTGA
- a CDS encoding SOS response-associated peptidase: MCARYTMATAPDELIEEFEATLVADALPARYNITPTTEAPIVVASKEGERRLGLSRFGLIPHWAKDAKIGARLLNARSESAAEKPAFRDAFRKRRCLVIADGFYEWRREGKQKIPHHFHLEGSGEAMKPFAMAGLWAIWDDPDGEKVSSFTILTREAEGVAAEIHDRMPAILQPDTYAAWLDRARTDPDDVAEILAWHRARELTSFEVSQAVNNVRNEGPELIRPV, encoded by the coding sequence ATGTGCGCCCGCTACACGATGGCCACCGCGCCGGACGAGCTGATCGAGGAGTTCGAGGCCACGCTGGTCGCGGACGCGCTCCCGGCCCGCTACAACATCACGCCCACCACCGAGGCGCCGATCGTCGTCGCCAGCAAGGAGGGCGAGCGGCGGCTCGGGCTCTCTCGCTTCGGCCTGATCCCCCACTGGGCCAAGGACGCGAAGATCGGGGCGCGGCTCCTCAACGCCCGGAGCGAGAGCGCGGCGGAGAAGCCCGCGTTTCGCGATGCCTTCCGCAAGCGACGCTGCCTGGTGATCGCGGACGGGTTCTACGAGTGGCGGCGTGAGGGCAAGCAGAAGATCCCGCACCACTTCCACCTCGAGGGGAGCGGCGAGGCGATGAAGCCGTTCGCGATGGCCGGCCTCTGGGCGATCTGGGACGACCCGGACGGGGAGAAGGTCAGCAGCTTCACCATCCTCACCCGCGAGGCCGAGGGGGTCGCCGCGGAGATCCACGATCGGATGCCGGCGATCCTGCAGCCCGACACCTACGCCGCGTGGCTGGATCGCGCGCGCACCGACCCGGACGACGTGGCCGAGATCCTCGCGTGGCACCGCGCGCGGGAGCTGACGTCGTTCGAGGTTTCCCAGGCGGTGAACAATGTGCGAAACGAGGGCCCCGAGCTGATCCGCCCCGTCTGA
- the corA gene encoding magnesium/cobalt transporter CorA translates to MTTRIHAVRTERGEHLRLEATVGELPALLADPAVIVWVDLDSQDGETKRILEDTFEFHPLLVEDAFADATTPKIESFGDHLYLIVHGLSDDDPGDGEVHTADLDLFLGARYLITHYRVPFAAVAEARDRVTQDPSFLARGPAVLAHRIIDCLVDEYLPLMEKLDAEVDGIEAAILNQGGPALLERIFRMKHSLQRLRRVGMHQKNLLSRLAHGEFALIPDAVRPFFSDVHDHMVRVMDLNDAYNSLMVSSMDAYLSVQSHRLNEVMRVLTVFSTVMLPLTFITGLYGMNFEYMPYLHFQFGFELAIGVMLLVAATMFFFFRRRRWI, encoded by the coding sequence GTGACGACGCGTATCCACGCGGTGCGAACCGAGAGGGGCGAGCACCTGCGGCTCGAGGCGACGGTGGGCGAGTTGCCGGCGCTGCTCGCGGACCCCGCGGTCATCGTGTGGGTCGACCTCGACAGCCAGGACGGCGAGACCAAGCGCATCCTCGAGGACACCTTCGAGTTCCACCCGCTGCTCGTCGAGGACGCCTTCGCCGACGCGACGACGCCGAAGATCGAGAGCTTCGGCGACCACCTGTACTTGATCGTGCACGGCCTCAGCGATGACGACCCGGGAGACGGAGAGGTGCACACCGCCGACCTCGATCTGTTCCTGGGCGCGCGCTACCTCATCACGCACTACCGCGTGCCCTTCGCCGCGGTGGCGGAGGCGCGGGACCGCGTGACGCAAGACCCGAGCTTCCTGGCCCGCGGCCCGGCCGTGTTGGCCCACCGCATCATCGACTGCCTCGTAGACGAGTATCTCCCGCTGATGGAGAAGCTCGACGCGGAGGTCGACGGCATCGAGGCGGCCATCCTCAACCAGGGTGGGCCCGCGCTGCTCGAGCGCATCTTCCGCATGAAGCACTCGCTGCAGCGCCTGCGCCGGGTCGGGATGCACCAGAAGAACCTGCTGTCGCGCCTGGCCCACGGGGAGTTCGCGCTCATCCCCGACGCGGTGCGCCCGTTCTTCAGCGACGTGCACGACCACATGGTCCGGGTGATGGATCTGAACGACGCCTACAACTCGCTCATGGTCAGCTCGATGGACGCGTACCTGAGCGTGCAGTCCCATCGGCTCAACGAGGTGATGCGGGTGCTCACCGTGTTCTCCACCGTGATGCTGCCGCTGACCTTCATCACCGGGCTCTACGGGATGAACTTCGAGTACATGCCCTACCTGCACTTCCAGTTCGGCTTCGAGCTGGCCATCGGGGTGATGCTGCTCGTCGCGGCGACGATGTTCTTCTTCTTCCGTCGCCGCCGCTGGATCTGA